Part of the Flavobacterium sp. MDT1-60 genome, TACTTTTATTATCCCAGCTTCAACAAATCGTTATCATTAATCGCCTAACCAGTCAAAAATTAAAAAACATGAAATGGTTTACCAGTATAACGATACAAAAAATTAAGGAAAGATTTTCCAAATCCGGTATTGATCCCGGCGCCGAAAATCTGGAAAAAGGCAGAAATCTTTTTTTATCCAACCGCATTTCCGATGCCCTGACCCATCTCAATAAGGCCATCCATCTGGGTTTTGAAACCGATGCCTATGAACTCAGGGGAAACTGCCTGCAAAAACTGGACTGCCATGACAATGCCATCGAAGATTTTGATAAGGCCATTGAAAATGATCCCTTAAAATTCTCCGTATACTACAGCAGAGCGCTTTCCAAAAAAGCCGTTCGCGATTTTACAGGACATATCGAAGACATTCACAATGCCATTTATTACTACAAAAAAAGCTCTACAGTGGAAAACCAGACACTGAAAACTTTTGAAACCCAGCTGCTCAGTGCCCAGCTGAATATCGACCATGAGATGCAGAACAGTGCTCAGCCTGAAAAAGTTCCCTCAGGAGAGATAAAATCGCTAATCAGGGATTCACTTCTTCTTATTAAAAAAGTCAGGCTGAAAGCTGCAAGATCGTAAGCTTACCTCTATAAAATACCCTAATCACTGCACAATGTACAAAAAGTACAAAAACAGGTAAATACACCTGATTGCATTCCCCTAAAAAAAATTAAATTATACCGTTAAAGTTTTTGTTATCCTAATTAGTAATAATTCTGATCCATGACCCCTATCATGCCTTAGAAATAAATATGAAATTATGAAGATAGGAATCATTAGGAGTCGGGAGCGTTACTTTAAATTTAGCACACAAGGCCGCTGCATCCGGACACCAAGTTTTGGTAAGCAATCCGCGAGGAAACAATATCGTAAGGGAGTCCGTTCAGAAAATTGGCAGCAATGTAA contains:
- a CDS encoding tetratricopeptide repeat protein is translated as MKWFTSITIQKIKERFSKSGIDPGAENLEKGRNLFLSNRISDALTHLNKAIHLGFETDAYELRGNCLQKLDCHDNAIEDFDKAIENDPLKFSVYYSRALSKKAVRDFTGHIEDIHNAIYYYKKSSTVENQTLKTFETQLLSAQLNIDHEMQNSAQPEKVPSGEIKSLIRDSLLLIKKVRLKAARS